GGCGGGAACGGCGGGCCCTTCGGCGGCGTACCGGGCGGGTTCTCCGGCGGCGGCGGGAACGGCGGGCCCTTCGGCGGCGTACCGGGCGGGTTCTCCGGCGGCGGCGGGAACGGCGGGCCCTTCGGCGGCGTACCGGGCGGGTTCTCCGGCGGCGGCGGGAACGGCGGGCCCTTCGGCGCATCCGATGCGCCCATCGACCGTGGGAACGGGCGCGTCATCGGCGACAAGCGAACGGGCGACTGAGGCTGAACAATGACAGGGCTCGCAGCGACCTTTTCTAAGCGCGCATCGATCGCGCGCCTCTCACTCAGACCCGTTTCCGATTGACTGAACAGATTCGGAAATCCGGGCACGGCACTATCATAAGACTCGGCGATGCAATCGTCGGTCCGCATAAAATGTCCCCCGATGTCATTGCAATGCGAAAAGCCTGCCTGTCTTCGGCGAGTATATCAAGATAGTTCGCCGCAGGATTAATGAGAAACTTTGACTGTTCGCTTCTTACCGGCCCATCGGCAGCGTCACCGTGACCTTGGTGCCGGCGCCTTTCTCGCTCCAGAGCTTGAGCGAGCCACCATGGAGTTCGGCCAGACCCACTGCAATGGGCAGGCCGAGACCGGAGCCTTGATGCTTGCGCGCAACGCTGCTTTCGACCTGACCAAACACCTGGAGTGCCAGCTTCTGCTCGATAGGGGTCATGCCGATGCCCGTGTCGGCGACGCAGATATCGACAAAGCCGGGCACCCCGGGTTGGACCGACAGCGTAACAACGCCACCAGGCTCCGTGAACTTGGCGGCGTTCGACAAGAGATTGAGCAGGATCTGCTTCAAGCGAATCGGATCGGCCTGGATCTCGGCGAGGGACGGGTCGCGCCAGGCCGCGAAATCGATTTGGCCCCGCTTGATCTGGGGTGCGACGAGCTCCCTGCAGCTGTCCAGCAGGCCCTGCAGATCGACCGGCTCGATCGAGAGGACAAAGCGCCCCGCCTCGATCTTCGACAGATCGAGAATTTCGCCGATCACCGACAGGAGATGACTGCCGGCCTCGTGGATCATGCCGGCATAGTTGCCCCAGGCCGGCCCGGGCGGCCCGCCGTAGCCGTCACGCATCATCTCCGCAAAGCCGAGAATCGCATTGAGCGGCGTGCGCAGCTCGTGGCTCATGTTCGCGAGGAACGCCGATTTCGCGCGGCTCGCCTCCTCGGCCGCCTTCCGCGCGACATCGAGCGCCTGGGCCTGGCTTTCGAGTGCCGCCGCCTGATCGACCAGCTTCGAGTTCAGCGCGGCCAGCTCGCTGGCGATCCGCCGCTGCGCCTCCGCCTCGGCCCGCGCCCGTTCCAGGCCGACCCGGGCCGCCGTATGCGCGGCATACTGGCGGGCGGCGAGCGCGTCGAGCCGTCCGCGCAACCGGTTGTGCTCCTGCAGGCACTCGAAAGCCTCGTAATCCTGACCAAGCGCCCGATGCACACGGGACAGCACCTCGAACACGCCGGCCCGCTCGCCGATCTCCTCGTTCTCGTCATAGGCGGCGAGCGCCACACGGGCATGCGCCAGCGCCTCGGCCGGCCGACCGAGCGCCAGCAGCGTCTCCGCGAGGCCGCGCTCGCCGATGGCGCCGCGCCAGCGATCGACGCCGCCGCTGTCGGCCAGGCTCTGGAATTGTTCGAGCGCGTCATCGAGCCGGCCTTCGAGCAGCAGATGTCGGCTCGACATCTCCAGGAATTCCCGTTGAGCCAGCACAGACACCCGGCACCCCGGCTCGCCCCGGCGTGCGATGAGCGGCGCGGCCCGCGCCTCCAGCAAGTCGTGCGCCTGGGTCAGCTGCGCATCGGCATTTTCGCCGGCAGCAAGCCGGTCGCGGACCTCATGCTGCAATAGCTCGACCAGATTATCGACGGTATAGACGATATCGTCCGGCACGTTGTCCCGGGTCTCTGGATGAGCATCGACCACGTCGAGCGCGCGCAGCAGCACCTCCTTGGCCCCGGTCGCCTCGCGCATGCTGATGAATGCGACGCCGAGGCCATTGAGCGCCGCCACGAGCGCGCCCGGCGCCGAAAGGGTCGAGAGCATTGCTTCTTTGGAGATCGCCGCCTCGACGCCGTGCTCGGCGAGCATGATCGCCCGCTCGAACAGCGGCAGGGCCGTTGCGACGTCGCCGAGCTTCAGCCGGCCATTACCCACGACCCGCCACGCTTCCGCATGGAGCCCGGACAGCCGCAGCTGCTCCTCTCCCGTCAGTCGCTCGAGAATGCCGATCGTCTCTTCGGCCAGGGCAATGCCGGCTTCGAGACGGCCCCAGAACAGCTCGGCCCGCGCCGCGATGCATAATGCGCGGGCGAGCAGGACTTCATCACCCAACCGCCGCGCCATATCAAGCGCCGCCACGAACGGCCCGATACCGTCGACGACCAGGTGCGCACCCCAGACCTCAAGCCGCGCGATTTCGTCAGCGAGACGCTGCAGCATCGCATCAACGTCTATGGCGGATGACTGCTTGTCCAATGCCCCCAATCCCGAAAATTGAACTATCTCCGGATCGACCGCCGTCCTGCCAGCATTCTTTCGTGTCGCACGTATTGGTTAAAACACAAACAAGAGCCCAATATCACCCGTTCGTCGCCCGCTCTCTTCATCAAACAGCATATCCACCGCGAATTGACGGCGAAAGCCGCGCGGCGTCCAGGCGCGCTCAATGGTGATTGATCGATCGAATCAAACGCGGCGAAGGCCGCGATTGAGCCGTTACTCGCGCCAGGGCCGTTGCTCAGGCCAGGACCGTTGCTCAGGCCAGGACCGTTGCTCAGGCCAGGACCGTTGCTCAGGCCAGGGCCGTCGGGCGCATCGTCATGGCTGACCGGGCGCCACGACCCGCCGTGGCAGCACGAGCTTCGCCACCAGCACCTGCACGACCTCGTCGCGCTGGTTCTTGGTTTCACTGCGCACCGTGGCCATGCCGCGGTCGGGGCGCGAGCGGGACGGCGTGATCTCGATGACTTCGCTCTCGACACGCAGCACGTCGCCCGGGCGCGTCGGGCGCGGCCAGGAAATCTCGGCCCCGGCGCCAATGATGCCGCCTTCGAGCGGCAGACCGCTCTCGACATTAAGGCGCATGGTGATGGCGGCGGTGTGCCAGCCGCTGGCCGCCAGGCCGCGGAACAAAGTCGCCTGCGCCGACGCATCGTCCAGATGGAACGGCTGCGGGTCGTAGACTTGAGCGAAGCCCCTGATCTCGTCCGCGTCGAGCGCATAGGTGCCACTGACGAAGCGCTGGCCGACCGTGAGGTCGTCGAGCGTCAGACGCCGGCGCGCCGCTGAGTTTGTCGGTTCGGTCATCGTTTCTCCTCCTGGCGTCGATCTTTGTCCCGGCCGGTCCGCCCCGGTAGAGGCGACCCGTTGTCACTTGCAGAACGATAGCGGCGATCGTAGGTTACTTGCATGACGCAATTATCAGCGCTTCCCACAGGGCTGGGCCGGCCGTTCTTCCGTCTCAGCATAGAATTGAGGGATTTCCCATGTCGAATTCCGATCCCGTCGTCATCGTCGCGGCCGCCCGCACGCCGCTCGGCCGCTTCCAGGGCGAGCTGTCGCCGCTCGCCGCGCCGCAGCTGGGCGCCCATGTCATTCGCGCGGCGCTCGAGCGCGCCAAGCTCGCGCCCGGCCGCATCGACGAGGTGCTGATGGGCTGCGTGCTGCCGGCCGGCCAGGGCCAGGCGCCAGCGCGCCAGGCGGCGCGCGGCGCGGGCCTGCCCGATGCGACCGGCGCCACCACGGTCAACAAAGTCTGCGGCTCCGGCATGAAGGCGACCATGCTCGCCCACGACCTGATCCGCGCCGGCTCGGCCGACATCGTCGTCGCCGGTGGCATGGAGAGCATGTCGAACGCGCCCTACCTGCTGACCAAAGCGCGCGCCGGCTATCGCTTCGGCCATGACCGCGTGCTCGACCACATGCTGCTCGACGGGCTCGAGGACGCCTACGAAGGCGGCCGGCAGATGGGCGATTTCGGCGAGGCCACGGCCGAGAAGTACGGTTTCACCCGCGCCGACCAGGACGCCTATGCCGTCGAGACCCTGACCCGCGCCCGGGCGGCAATCGACTCCGGCGCCTTCAAGGCGGAGATCGTGCCGATCACCGTGCCGGCCAAGGGCGGCGAGCGGCTCGTCGAGACCGACGAGCATCCGCTCAAGGTGGCGCCTGAGAAGATCCCGGGCCTGAAGCCAGCGTTCCGTGCCAACGGCACGATCACGCCGGCGAGCTCGTCGGCCAACGCCGACGGCGCTGCCGCCCTCGTGCTGACGCGCAAGTCGGTCGCGCTCAAGGAGGGCCTGCCGATCCTGGCCGAGATCAAGGGTCACGCGACGCACAGCCAGGATCCCGCCTGGTTCACGACCGCGCCGATCCCGGCGATCCGCAAGCTCCTGGACAAAACCGGCTGGGGCGTCGGCGACGTGGATCTGTTCGAGATCAACGAGGCGTTCGCCGCGGTCGCCATGGCGGCCCAGCACGATCTCGCGATCCCGCGCGACCGGCTCAACGTCAATGGCGGCGCCTGCGCGCTTGGCCATCCGATCGGCGCCACAGGCGCTCGTCTCATCGTAACCCTGCTGCACGCGCTAGAGCACCGCGGGCTCACGCGCGGCATCGCATGCCTGTGCATCGGTGGCGGCGAAGCGACGGCGATCGCGGTCGAACGGCCGCACTGACCGGCACGAACCTCCGTGCCGCCCGGTCCCACACACCCAGTTCACGATGCTGGGGGCCGGGCGGCATCCCCCTGGAGCAAAACGCGAAAAACACCCGGCGCTGATCAACCACACGAATAGTTAACTCGTCCGGTGGTAGAAACGGCACGACTTAAGCATTTTGGTTCCGGGGCTGATGATCGAGCACGCGAAAGACTGCCGCTGCCTGCGCTGCGGGATCTGGCGGGAAGGCACCCGGCGGATCGAAGCCGGCGAACTGGACCCGTGGGCCTTCCCCGCGACCCTGACGGCGATCGTCGCCGAGATTGTGGGCGGCCATCCCGACATCGAGGAACGCGCCCGCCGGGCGGAATGGTTCTGCAACCAGCTCTTGGGCCTCGTCGAGCAGCATGCGCCCAAGGAACGGGCTCAGACGATCGACGACACGACCAGCCATGCCGTGATCCTGCCCTTCAGGACGAACCGCCGACGCTGACCCGGCGGGCGCCTCGCGGCTGCGCCCGGCAACGCCCCATAGGGGCGTCACACAGCCGTAGGGGCGTCACACAGCCGCCGACAAACTTGCGATACCGTGGCCTCCCTCGGGATGGCCCCGCGCCTGACGAGCGGTCCGGGCGGGCGGTCCGGGCGGGTGGGAAGGTTTCGCACATGAAGGTGTTTCTGGTCGGCTGCAGTTTCTTGTTCCTGGCGGCGCTGCCGGGCGCCGCGGATGCCCAGAGCCTGATTGCGATCGATGCCGCCGATCCGCCGTTCATGTACGAGGCCGACGGCCGGCCGGCCGGCCTCTATCCGGCGCTGATCGCCGAGGCGTACCGCCGCATCAACATCGCCGTCACGATCACCACCATGCCCTGGAAACGCGCGCTCGACGATGCCGACGAGGGCAGGAGCGGCATCGGCGGGCTCTATAAGACGACGAGCCGACTCGAGAAATACGACTATTCCGACAAGCTGTTCGACGAGATCCTGCAGATCTACGTGCGCAAGGGTCATGGTTTCCCGTTCGCGACGATCGACGATCTCGCAGGGCGCACGATCGGCGTCATTCGCGGCTGGAGCTACGGCGACGCATTCGACGATGCGCGCCGGCAAGGTCTGTTCGCGGCCGAGGATGCGTCAGGCGACGCGCAGAATTTCGCCGTCCTCGAGGTCGGGCATATCGACTGCATCCTCGCCATCCGCGAGGCAGGCCTCGCCGTGATCCGCCGGCGTCACCTGGAGGAGCGGGTCGAAGCGCTGACGCCGCCGCTCTCCAACATCCCGACCTTCATCGCCTTCAACAAGTCGGCCGGCAAACGCGACGAGCTCAGCCGGTTCGACGCAGCACTCGCCGCGATGCGCCTGGACGGCAGTTTCGACCGTATCGCGCGCCGCGCGCTCGATCCTTGAGCGGCGGTGTGCCGTCTCGTCTCAGCCGCAAGTCACAGTCAGATGACGGCAGCGCGGCAGAACCATCCTTGGTTGCATCCACGACTGGGCGACCCCGCGCACACCGGCAACAAAAAACCCCCGAGGCCGTCGCCCCGGGGGTCTTAATCGGAAGAACCGATCCGTCGATTACGACTGGGTCGCAGCCTTCTTCTTCGACTTCTTCGCGGTCTTGTGAGCGGTGTGCTTCTTCGCTGCCTTCTTGGCGGGCTTCGTGGTCGTGGTCGCGTCCTGAGCGAACGCAACGGCCGGGACCGTGGCGGCGCCGACGAACGACAGCAGGGCGAGAGCGGAAACGAGGGCCTTCATGGAGATCTCCTGACTTTCAACGGCTGTTCTGGGTGCGAGAGTGATCGGTGTTCCGGTGTTTGGCCGGCCCTGACGACCCACCCATTGTTCACGATAGCACTATTACCATGACGCCAAGACTTAGCAACCACCTTTCACAAGGGATTCGCCGAAATTTGACACAGGCTATTGCGATAAATTCTTAGAAACTGGCAAAAACGGCAAGATCGA
This window of the Aliidongia dinghuensis genome carries:
- a CDS encoding ATP-binding protein, which translates into the protein MLQRLADEIARLEVWGAHLVVDGIGPFVAALDMARRLGDEVLLARALCIAARAELFWGRLEAGIALAEETIGILERLTGEEQLRLSGLHAEAWRVVGNGRLKLGDVATALPLFERAIMLAEHGVEAAISKEAMLSTLSAPGALVAALNGLGVAFISMREATGAKEVLLRALDVVDAHPETRDNVPDDIVYTVDNLVELLQHEVRDRLAAGENADAQLTQAHDLLEARAAPLIARRGEPGCRVSVLAQREFLEMSSRHLLLEGRLDDALEQFQSLADSGGVDRWRGAIGERGLAETLLALGRPAEALAHARVALAAYDENEEIGERAGVFEVLSRVHRALGQDYEAFECLQEHNRLRGRLDALAARQYAAHTAARVGLERARAEAEAQRRIASELAALNSKLVDQAAALESQAQALDVARKAAEEASRAKSAFLANMSHELRTPLNAILGFAEMMRDGYGGPPGPAWGNYAGMIHEAGSHLLSVIGEILDLSKIEAGRFVLSIEPVDLQGLLDSCRELVAPQIKRGQIDFAAWRDPSLAEIQADPIRLKQILLNLLSNAAKFTEPGGVVTLSVQPGVPGFVDICVADTGIGMTPIEQKLALQVFGQVESSVARKHQGSGLGLPIAVGLAELHGGSLKLWSEKGAGTKVTVTLPMGR
- a CDS encoding MaoC family dehydratase — protein: MTEPTNSAARRRLTLDDLTVGQRFVSGTYALDADEIRGFAQVYDPQPFHLDDASAQATLFRGLAASGWHTAAITMRLNVESGLPLEGGIIGAGAEISWPRPTRPGDVLRVESEVIEITPSRSRPDRGMATVRSETKNQRDEVVQVLVAKLVLPRRVVAPGQP
- a CDS encoding acetyl-CoA C-acyltransferase codes for the protein MSNSDPVVIVAAARTPLGRFQGELSPLAAPQLGAHVIRAALERAKLAPGRIDEVLMGCVLPAGQGQAPARQAARGAGLPDATGATTVNKVCGSGMKATMLAHDLIRAGSADIVVAGGMESMSNAPYLLTKARAGYRFGHDRVLDHMLLDGLEDAYEGGRQMGDFGEATAEKYGFTRADQDAYAVETLTRARAAIDSGAFKAEIVPITVPAKGGERLVETDEHPLKVAPEKIPGLKPAFRANGTITPASSSANADGAAALVLTRKSVALKEGLPILAEIKGHATHSQDPAWFTTAPIPAIRKLLDKTGWGVGDVDLFEINEAFAAVAMAAQHDLAIPRDRLNVNGGACALGHPIGATGARLIVTLLHALEHRGLTRGIACLCIGGGEATAIAVERPH
- a CDS encoding substrate-binding periplasmic protein, translating into MKVFLVGCSFLFLAALPGAADAQSLIAIDAADPPFMYEADGRPAGLYPALIAEAYRRINIAVTITTMPWKRALDDADEGRSGIGGLYKTTSRLEKYDYSDKLFDEILQIYVRKGHGFPFATIDDLAGRTIGVIRGWSYGDAFDDARRQGLFAAEDASGDAQNFAVLEVGHIDCILAIREAGLAVIRRRHLEERVEALTPPLSNIPTFIAFNKSAGKRDELSRFDAALAAMRLDGSFDRIARRALDP